The following are encoded together in the Piscinibacter lacus genome:
- a CDS encoding nucleotide pyrophosphohydrolase: MVEQTDERKKAIVSLLGLAGELGDLNATFKKLVLLRDSRTFRADLREHIGDILWYLTSLAVLHKIPLQEIARESARKAERLYSKGEVNRFDDGFEPEERLPRQFSVTFSEKRGEKQLLVRIMVSGVIVGDTLTDNAHKDDGYRFHDVFHLAYAAVLGWSPVTRAMLRRKRKSNPRIDEVEDGGRASVVEEAISVLVFNEAAQRGWYSDESSVDIGLLKTIIRLTAGLEVSRCTAKQWKAAILQGYAAFRALREHRGGRVDVDLDQQALTYVAPTAAGGKA, translated from the coding sequence ATGGTCGAGCAAACTGATGAGAGGAAGAAGGCCATCGTTTCGCTCTTGGGCTTGGCGGGCGAGCTGGGAGACCTGAACGCAACATTCAAGAAGCTGGTGCTCTTGCGCGACAGCAGAACCTTTCGCGCGGACCTTCGCGAGCACATCGGAGACATCCTGTGGTACCTGACGAGCTTGGCGGTCTTGCACAAGATACCGCTCCAAGAGATTGCTCGTGAGAGTGCCCGCAAAGCCGAGCGTCTCTACTCGAAGGGCGAGGTAAACCGCTTCGATGACGGTTTCGAACCGGAGGAACGCCTGCCACGGCAGTTCAGCGTGACGTTCTCCGAAAAGCGCGGGGAGAAGCAGCTCTTAGTCCGCATCATGGTCAGCGGAGTTATTGTCGGCGACACGCTGACCGACAACGCTCATAAAGATGACGGGTATCGGTTTCATGACGTCTTTCACCTGGCCTACGCTGCCGTGCTCGGTTGGTCACCTGTTACCCGGGCAATGCTGCGGCGCAAGAGGAAGAGCAACCCACGCATCGATGAAGTGGAGGATGGAGGAAGAGCCTCGGTGGTCGAGGAGGCCATATCCGTGCTGGTCTTCAACGAAGCTGCACAGCGAGGCTGGTACAGCGACGAGAGCTCTGTCGACATAGGTCTTCTCAAAACCATCATCCGACTTACAGCCGGTCTTGAGGTCAGTCGCTGCACTGCCAAACAGTGGAAGGCTGCCATCCTTCAAGGATACGCGGCGTTTCGTGCCTTGAGGGAGCATCGAGGTGGAAGGGTTGATGTGGACCTGGACCAGCAAGCCCTCACGTATGTCGCGCCTACAGCTGCTGGAGGCAAGGCATGA